A region of the Sarcophilus harrisii chromosome 3, mSarHar1.11, whole genome shotgun sequence genome:
ATGGGAGTAAAGTGTAACAAACCAGTAAAAGGTGGTGGGGATTTTAATCACTTGTTTGGGGCCATAATCCTTCTGGCAGTCTAGagaagcctatggatcccttctcagaataatatttttaaatgcataaaataaaataggattattAAGGAAGCCAGTTATGGTAAACTAcccatatgtatgcatacacacaaacatacacacagagccacacatatatttcttgttcaaacaagttcatggaccccaggttaaaGCTGCTCTAATGAGAACATGAAGCTCAAGCTTCTTGAGCAACTACAAGGTCAGCCCTGTTCTTTAGGAACATTATTTTCCCTCAGCTATTTGGAAAATGGATTAGATGGGAGAAGGACTAAAGGCAGGGAAATCAATTAGGAGACTGTTGCAAGACATGAAGAGGTCTTGAATGAGATTAGTGGCCATCTGAATAGAAAGATGAATCCAAAAAGAGATCTATTGTGGAGGCAGAACTGATAATACCTGGCAAATACCTCCACAGGGTGAGGAATAATGAAGAACTGAGAATGGTTGCAAGGTTAAGAATTTGAGTACCTGGAAGAAGGATGGTATCCTTGAAAGAAACAGGGATGTCAAGGAGCAGGGAGGAActggttttgaaaaaaaaatactgagttCTGTTTTGTACATGTTGAGATGTCCATAAGATATCAAATTGGAagcgaatgaatgaatgaatgaaaaagcacatattattatatgtaatgtaccattatgtgccaatcactgtgccaggcactagggTTACAAATGTGAAAGGGCAATACAagccctgccctcaaaaagcttatactTGAAAGACAAAACACTAAGTGAATGGAGATATAGAGAAGTAAACAAGCTCCATCCGAAACAGTGGTTGAGATCTTATTccaaaaggagggaagaaaggaaggagagattgaGGAGGCTTTGGGCAGTGATTAGGAGAGTCCTGAAGTGGGTAATTTACCACAGACTCAGGTAACAATATAAGAGCCTCCCAGAAACCTGGGGCAGCAGAGATCCTCCTGGGAGGCTGCAGAGTGGACATAACCTCCACCTTCTTTATAGATACTTTTCTCTCCTATTCTTAAGATTCCTAAAGAAGggaattccataatattcactaGCAGATATTGCTAGATGTTGGCTAGATGCTTTGGGATGTGGGCATGGCCTGTGAGAACCACCTTTGAGTAAAAACAGCAacagaaaatggatatttatacATTTCCAAGGGACAAAAATTCCCCAAGTAGCTGTAGCATATGGGTACATGCTCTCCCCCACCGTTTATGACGGCTTTACAATGTATTCTAACTGCACATTCTAATTACCGTATGTGATTCCCAGCAATTACCCAAATTAAATATGTTGATATAATTACCCCAATTACAGAATTGTACAATAGTTTAGTAAAAACCCTCATTTGGGGAGGAAAATGCAAAAAGGAAGCAGCATTTGAGCAGAAGTCTGAGGTTGTGAAGCCCCATGAGGGAACATTGCCTAACGTACAACTAGAGGCTGGGAGATGGGCTATTGCGTATGAGTGCCAGGCCATTCTCCCACAGCAAAAGGCAAAAGCTTTGATTCATAAGGTCAGTCTGAATTCCTAAAGCAATCTTGAGAAGATGTGGAATTCTCTGCGTGTACTTCCACTGAGCTTTTACATGAAATACAAAATCCCACCTTCATCTCAGCCTTAACCAGAGGGAAGAGATGGGAGGTACAGTCTTTAACAACATAGGGCCCAGGAGGGCTCCTGATTTTTAGCTGAAAGTGGAGCTAAGAAAAGCAAGAAGCAGGTCAGGCActaggcaaaaaaaaagtgaatcaatcaaatcaatcaaGTAGCAACAACAgggacatataaaaatatataattcctcTATTTAATAATACCTTTTATTGACACAGggttccttcattcattcaatctttTGTTCATTCGTtctttcaacaaacattcattaaaaaaaaacctaagcacTTTACTAGAACATGGTGATACAGAaactaaaaaaatacataaataaaaatagtacctatcctcaggaagcttacagtGAGCACAGAAtggcaaatgtgtgtgtgtgtgtgtgtgtgtgtgtgtgtgttatgaaggtgtaaatatatatatatatatgtatatatatatatatattatttatttatttatgcagaaatagacagacagacatatatagATAACAGATATATATACCAACAGACAGGCACTCCAGTCACTAAGACTATCAAGATAGTTTCCCTATAGGAGGTGGCACTTTAGcaaagctttgaaggaagctaggaattctaTGAACCTATAAATCCAAGGCAAGGAAACCGGAGATGGAATATCCTATACAGGACCAATTTGCCTAAAAAGCAGAGGATATGAAAAATAAGTAAGATGTAATAGGCCTGGAAAGGAAGGCTAGAACCAGAGGAGCCTGTCTTATTATCCTAGGGGCAGgaggaagccactgaagtttcTTGGGCAGGGAAATGATGCTTTAAGAATATTCCAGTGCACAAGTCTATTAGCTCTTAATTTAAGACTAGCATTCAGAAGATAGATGAAGGCTGAAAGTCATTTGCATAGAAAACCTGATGGACTTGTAGGTGGATGGAGCCCTGGGCTTGGAATCtcgccctgaattcaaatccagcctgaatacttaatagctatgtgaccctcattcgtttgcctcagtttcctgatctctaAAATAGGCtggaggagatggcaaaccattccacaatctttgccaagaaaacccccgaTGGGGTCATTGTGTTAGAAATGATGgggaaaaatggctgaacaacaacaaattgtttATCATCCATGAGAGGTGGTCACAAGAAAAGATCCCAACAATCTAATAGGTAAAGCAAAGATTCAAATCCttgtacaaaaataaaagtactcTGGGGCTTTACAtagaatatcttatttgatcctgagCTGACATTCATTTAGCACTTgcagatttgcaaagcactgaaTATTATCGACTGACTGGTATTCTTGGAAACAGGGGTCATTCTGGCTATttagagtgatttgcccagtatctAAGGTTGAAATCTTAGTCTTCATGCCTCCAAGTACAGTGCTCTATCTGCCGCCTGTTCTTGTTAActattatttaatcttcacaaccaCCCAAAGAGGTAGGTTAGTATAAATACTGTTATCTCCATTGCTAGGAGGGGGAAGTTGAAGTGGTTTCCCTGAAGCCAGCCAGCTACAGAATTTACATTCTAGCTGGGGAAACCAAACTAAGGCTTGCATACTACAAATAAGAGGACAAATAAGGGCAAAAGAGGGTTCCAGAAAGGGAGTGATCGGTGTGGATCAGAGGAAAGCTTTGTCACAGAAATGTGATGCAATGGGAAGTCAGCAAAGTCTGTCCAACACTCCCACTGTGCCTGCCTggactcttttctcctttttcattgcCTCTTCCTTCATTACTGCACCCAGAGCCTGGGGCTCTGCTGATCCAATCTGACCAAGTATTCATTCACTCTAAAGCAAAAGGGACTTTCTTTAATAAGGAAACATGTTCTTGAACAGGGTCTAGAGAAGgcaataaataaatttcaaatggtGGAAACTCAGGCATCTAACCACCTTGGTTTGGAGAGCTACTGTGATGTAGTGGGGGtcctttggcatttttttttccccctgaggcaaattgggattgtgacttgtccagagttacacaagtaggaagtgttaagtgccggaggttagatttgaactcaggtcctcctgacttcagagctctATCTGctacgccacctagctgcccctaccttTGGCATTCTTCAAAGCAGGTTACATAGGTGACCATCTTTTCCACCTggatgggaaagaggaagaatgaagGCCAGGGAACACCTCTTTGAtaaaggctgaataaattctaATTCTAGTGTGTGACTGAAGACTTGGTCTGATtaaacaggctttttttttttttttttttaaacagtggaACTTCATCCCTCTCACTTTTTTATGCAAACACTATAGTTTTATTAACACTATACATAGAACATGCCATGGCTAAAGGGCTCTGGTAAATGTCTTTCAACATATCTTATTCAACTTTGCATCACCCACAGCACGGTGCGCCAGGCACACTGTACTTGTCAAAAAATACTTGATTGATGGATTGACTAGCAGCAATTGGTTTTCAACAAACCTGGAGAATGTGTCTCTTCTACAGGTACAATTCATTTGTTACCGTCAGTTTTTAAGGGAATGGGGACCCCCTCCTACTCCAAAGTTGATAGGATTATCACATCAATGGAGTCGCAGATTCACTGGCCCATAGAGAGAATATACGAAGACTAGGGAATAATTGTGATCTATCTCCACTAGatgtaaaacaaaaggaaacaggATTTAGGACAGTAGAAAACCTGACTAACTCCCCTATAATAGAAGCTGTGAGACTCACTTGAGGTGGCTTTAGTCTGCTTCTCTGTGGAGGTATGAACAAACCATATGACTGACCTTCTAATAAAGTGCTACTCTGATCTACATTGGGCATATAGATATTCAcatactctctctccctctatctctgtcacacacacacacatacacttatatACACTTAACCTGTTTTGGAGAGGCTAAGAGGCAGGTAGGTGATGTAAGGAATGGAATATCaagaggatctaaattcaaatccagcctcagacacttatttagttgtgtaactctgggcaagtaacttaatcctgtttgcctcagtttcctcatctgcaaaatgagctggagaaggaaataagcaaacCACTCCcaatctttgccatgaaaacctcaaaaatgggatcacagaaagtcagacccaatgaaataactcaacaacaaataGTAACAAAAGCaagtgaagaggaaggaaaacaatGACAATGGAAAGAGAGATCAAAGAATAATAGAGGAAAAGTACTTCTTAGACAAAGGATGAAATATTCCAGACCCTGACTCGTAGACTTTATGGTATCAGGAAGAGAGTATTCCATTAATTTACCTAATTAACTGAGCCCAGGTTTTCACCCAGTATTCAAAAGAGCAATTACTTAAGCAAAGGCAGTATCCTTGGATGGGAGATGGAAGATGACAAGGAAATGTTTCTGAATAAAATATGTTTCTATTCTCTGGACTCGTAAAGTCTGGACTCATATTCAGTTGGTCCTCTGAATACAAGGAGCTATATGGGCTTAATTCCCAAAAAGCTATATAGTGTTGTGGGGCTCTGGACTGAGAATCAGGGAGTCTGGGCCCAATTACTGGCCCTGCTGCTAACGATATGGTTTTAAAGCATGTCAAGTCACCTCTTGGGTAGGTCTATGTGATTCTTAAGATTCCTCCAACCTCTAACAGTCTATGGTTCAAACAAGAAATTGCCAGCAAATACTTCCTCAAAGGACAAATAATCAGGGATATAATTTGACTAAAGACTTAATACTATGTTAGTTAAAAATATAGTTAACACCAGTTAATATCCCCCACAGAGAATTAGAAAACTTATGAGAACagtgttttgtttatatttctgcaTCCCAAAACTAATTTATATAAGTGGTTCTATCTGGATCACTAgctaatataaatgaaatgtattttttaaagaatgtatttGAATTTCATAGTCTAAGATTTTAGGTTAGGTCACTGGACTTGAGTAACACTTTCAATGCAGATGATAATTAACCACAGGAAGAGAGctgcaaataaatacataatttgtCTATTTGATCTTTGTTCTTCACAAACTATAAACAACAGTCAATGCTGTGCTCCCTGATAGCACTTTGaattaatggttaaaaaaaagtcaaaataagatAGAAAACACACAATGTGAAATGAGGACTTAGATCAAACATGATTGTATTTAGTTTTGCCCTACCCACTGTAGCAATTCTGAAAGCTATATTTCCCCAAACATTATATACGGCAAGCACAGTATTTTCaatcttgcttttttttatttacttaaactGTAcacaaatgtaaaatactttaacAGCAAATCTATGTGAAAATTGTTTGGTTTTAAATTATTATGAAACAGAACCTAAAAGGTACtttattaaataaacataaaatcgGGGATTTAAGGATGCACTTCTCCATTCTACAGTTGTTTTCTTTCTACATTCTGTGTGCGTATGGTatagaaaaaaacattgaactgaATAAACGAAATCCATTTGTACCCTGAAATAATTGGCAGGCCACCCAAGGGATTGCTCAGAATGTCTACATCCTATGTGATGGCCTAGCCATCTAATAAAAATCATAACTAATATGTTGGCCTCTTTGGTTccaaaattatgtataatacatTTAACTGTATTCATTTTTGCTGCtataaaaataactcttttttttcaaatggcaGTTTTTGACTAATCATGCAACTAAATCAGTGCAAACATTAAAAGCAATCATTCgcttaaaaaagaagcaaaagatttcatttcaagtataaaaaatataaaaagtcattattttaagTCCAGTTTCATCTAATATGGGTCAACACTTTAAATTGCATAGCTCACGTGGCACTTGTTTAACTAGATGGTGAGCCACAGTAAATGCACTGTCAAGTACCACTTCTGAAGACATGGATGGAGATCAGCAACTGCTACAGAGTGGGCCTTCAAGATGTTTTGCAAGTGCTATGCTGGATCGGTGTTTTCTGAACTTCTTGGCCGTTGTAGACATCTCCCGGTGAGGAAACCAAAAGCATCCATTCTCCTCCTTTCCAAGACCAGTTAAAACTCTGCTCCTCTGCAGACACTAGGTGAAACACTGGGAGCTCTGATCGTGCATGCATCCATCCATCATGTCACTTCCGCTTTGGGGGACCACTGATAAGTTCATGGGCCACAGAGGACTTGCTTGCCGGGCCCCAACCAGTCCTGGAGGAAGGCCCCATCCAAGAATACAGACTGCAACTTGGAATATTCTCCCCCCAACTTAGAACAATTCAGATTTTTAACTGAAGGTTAGACCGGGGAGAAAAAGTCCCTTTTCAGTTTACACAACTGGCATATTGATCTATGAACTCCTTCTGTGATCAGTTAAAGCATCAAATAATgtgtctccccacccccacccccagccctctctccacccccttcccacAATCTCATTTGGGTGACAAGTCAGGGTACAGTGCAAAGTCACACTGTTTTTGCCTCTGCATTACTGTCTCTGTCTGACTGTATTCTCTCggagcctccctctccttttctggaAGGGCTGCAGGAAGAGACGTATATCTGTGATTCTCAACATCACTGAGCCTGAACCGAGAGAAGAAGCCATCACCTTCAGCAGCAGGTAGAGCCTTAAAAGGTGACAGTCACTCTTTACAGAAACACATAAGGAAACGTAGCTCCTACTGcacccccccccaacccccacctcattccctctctccccatcgTCCTCGAGCGCTCTCTCTTTGTGCTTTTATGTGAGCATGGAGAACTCATTTCAGTTCAGCTTGGACAGCTGGTGGGAATAACGGCTGCTTACCCATTCGCTCGGACTGACAGGCGTTTTTAGATAGGTTGCCATTTGTCACTGTATCCATTTGCTAGTATTCTGGAAGCTGCTCAGTGGGTGGCTGTGTGTGTGGCtgcgtgtatatgtgtgtgtgtgtatgtgtacatatgcattctaaggtatttcatttcattcatgggttctcttttttttttcaagcaatGGCAAAATTTAAATGTCCAAGATTCACAAGCCGGCACCATCTTTGCACCCCAGTGAAACGGCCAGACCCAACTCTCCACAGTGACTTTTGTCAACGCCGACGTCTGCAAGGATCTAGTCTGGGAAtgttctccccccaccccagcttcCCCACCCCTTAAATCAAGCACAGCCACATTCTTCCACAATCATATTGGGAACGTCCCTCTTCACAATGTTGTATTCATCGTCAAAGTACAGCATTGACATTGTGCTGAGTTTGGTTGGAATGCAACAGGAGTTCACGGTCCCTGGGTTCAGCCCTCGCATTCGGTACTGATTCACCACAGCGGTGTGAAAAGAGGAAGCTGACCCTGGGACTCCGGCCAAGTAGGCCGGGCAGCTCCCTTCACAGTAATTCCCATAGTAACCCGTGGGCGCAATGATCCAGTCATTCCACCCAATGAGTCGGAAGTCAATAAAAAACTGTTGCCTGCAACAGAGATTGGTCCTGCCGTCACACTCCAGCCCCCTTTTTCGGATCCGGTGCTTGTTGTCCGCCAGTCTGGCCTGCACTACCAAGAAGGGTCGGTGAGATTCTTCCCCAGGGTCCACAAAGACAGGGACCACAGCAAGCTCTTCGCAGCCCTCACACTGCAGCTCCAGGTTGagcctcctctcccctttctcaaACAGGGCCTGAATCGCCTCGGTCAGGGGGAAAGTGTGCCAGCCACTCCTCTTGAGGTCTACCTTCTTCTCCACCACATTCCACTTGTCGTTGTGGTCCAGGTCCTGGAAGTACACTTTGACCCGGACTTTCCGCCGGTTGCCTTTCTCAAGGACATAAGGGAGCAATTTCAAGTATAACCACAGGCTGGCTTGCACCACAAACAGATTCTGGTTGCCTTCGTTGGAGATAAAGAAATACAGGCGGACCCTGGAGGAGGCAAGGTCATCTGTAGAGAAGGGGAAACATACTAAATTAATCCAAGAAGATGAGGCAAATGGGGGAAATtcagacaacttttttttttcctgaatgatGCTA
Encoded here:
- the INHBB gene encoding inhibin beta B chain, with the protein product MDGLPGRALGAACLLLLVAGWLGPEAWGSPTPLPSPAAPPGAEGAPPDTCTSCGFRRPEEPGKVDGDFLEAVKRHILSRLQMRGRPNITHAVPKAAMVTALRKLHAGKVREDGRMEIPHLDGHASSGSDGQEQVSEIISFAETDDLASSRVRLYFFISNEGNQNLFVVQASLWLYLKLLPYVLEKGNRRKVRVKVYFQDLDHNDKWNVVEKKVDLKRSGWHTFPLTEAIQALFEKGERRLNLELQCEGCEELAVVPVFVDPGEESHRPFLVVQARLADNKHRIRKRGLECDGRTNLCCRQQFFIDFRLIGWNDWIIAPTGYYGNYCEGSCPAYLAGVPGSASSFHTAVVNQYRMRGLNPGTVNSCCIPTKLSTMSMLYFDDEYNIVKRDVPNMIVEECGCA